The Paenibacillus sp. RC334 nucleotide sequence TCTAGCTTGCTGCGTTCGACTTTGCTAAGATGAGTGTAGCTCGTGGTGGATTCTCCTTGTGTAGAGGGTGTTGTGGTGACTGCATTCTACACGAATCCGGCCATTGGCCCTTTATTTACTTATTTCCAGTGAGTGTGTCGCACTTCATATTACAATCCGTCACTCTAAAAAAATTAAATCCACAATTAAACTTATATTTGAATATATAGACATTAATGTTTAGACATCCCTTTGTTATTTTTATATTCTCATGAAGCAAAATAAATATGTCAAAGGGGTTCTACATTAAATGAGAAAAAAATTCGGATTAATTACACCAATCTTGCTACTGATTTTATTATTGATTCCATTATCTTCAGTAAACGCCTATCCAGGTGGTCTTGCCAATGGGAAACCAGGAACTATAACATATGGCACATTCAGCGGAGGTGAAACAACCTTATTAGCAACTGATGATAATAATAAAACATCGGTATCCTTGAAATCACAGACTCTAGTTATAGATTTAGGAGAAACTCACACTATTAACTCCTATCGTCTGGATGCTACTGGAACATTTAGATGGAAATTATACAATGACAATAAAACATACATTGGCGGGTTTGAAACTTCAGCATATCCCATGAACGGCAACCCATTTGTAGGTCATGCTTCTGGTGTTAGATACCTAGTTATGGATGGAACTGGAACCATTAATGAATTAGATGTTTTTACAGGAAGTATATTACCTAGTGCACCTCAGAACTTAGTTGCTGTTGGTGGCGATTCAAAAGTAACCTTGAATTGGGACGCAGTTACGGATGCTAAAACTTATACAGTTAAAAGATCGACAACCTTAGGTGGACCGTACACGAATATTAGCGTATCAATAAAAGATACCTCTTTCATAGATACTTCAGTTACAAACGGATTACCCTATTATTATGTCGTTTCAGCCATTTCTGATGGGGGTGAAAGTCCAAATTCAAAAGAAGCATCAGCAACTTCCATTGGAGTAGTTACACCGGATCCATCTACAACACCAGATCCGTCTACTAAGCCTGATCCATCTACAACACCAGATCCGTCTACTAAGCCTGATCCATCTACAACACCGGATCCGTCTACTAAGCCTGATCCGTCGGATACAGATGGTACCTCCCAGCCTACTGGTGACCGTGCAATTCTGACTGTAACAATGGATAATGGATTTGATAAAGAATTCGATTTAAGCAAAAAAGAACTTAATGCCTTCATCGCTTGGTATGACGCTAAAGATGCTGGTAGAGGTGCTTCATTCTTTGCCATTGATAAGCACAATAATAACAAAGGTCCATTCAGCAACCGTAAAGACTACGTAATATTCAATAAAATACTCACGTTTGAAGTAAGCGAGTATTCAACTAAATAACAAAAAAAGACTCTATCCGGCTACTGAACTGTGACCGTATTTATGGACAATTTGAAAAAGTTGACGGAGTAGTTAAGAGCATGAAACAAAAGACGATCTCAATTTCGTAGTAATAGGGAATGAAGGCCGTCTTTTTGTTATAAATTCAGGTCTTTATGCCTTATTTCTTACTTCATCAGCTTCAATATTCTCTTCAAGTTTACAGTAAAGATCGCCATTGCACCTTGTAACTGCATGCCAGTTAGAACCGAAGATGACGCTACATCATACCCTTGTCTGTGTTTGAGTTCACTATTCTTCGCTTCAATTTTGTAGCGTTCTCTTGACTTCGCTTTGAAGTACTCGCTTTCCTGGAACGACATTTGTTCCGTGTGTTCGCCAGATTTAATACTCACTGAGTAGGACTTGCTTTTTGCTCCTTCATTGTAGCATCCTCCTTTAAAAGAACACCTCTTACATACTTCTACATCGAAGTTATAGGTATTCTTTTGGTTATTGTTAACGCCCTTTTCTCCTGTCCGTGCTCTCTGAATCGCCATATGGCCGGCCTTACACACGTACATGCCTGCATCTTTATTGAATTGAAATTCATTTTCTTTCTTACGTGCCCCTTGTGTAATGAGCGGATTGAGTTTGCCGATCAGTTCAATTTCATTGCTTTTAGCGTAAACGATGTTGTCTTTTTCAGAGTAAGCTGTATCTCCGATGATCGATTTGATTTCCATACCCGTTGCTTTACTTTTTTCAATCAGCAATTGCAGTTGCTTGCTGTCATTCTTTTCACCCGTTGTGACAACGGCTGCCGTTATGATTCGTTCCTCGGTCATGGCAAGATGGGTCTTATAGCCAAAAAACGAGGAATCCGCGCTCTTGTGGCCCAACTTTTGCATCTTGGTCTTCTGAGATACGTAATTGTTGCAGGTCATCGGCGACCGTTTCTTTCAAGAAATTCAAAGGTTCTTTAATTTTCGGCAATTCGCAAATACCGCCTTCAGCTTCAAGCACGGCAATGAGTTTTTGACAGTAGTCGATCTCTTCCTCAAGTACATTACATTCTTGACCGGGAACTTGGCCTTGAGTGATTCATCTGCCTTATAGACCGCTTTTCTCAACTTGCGGGAACGATCCAGCAAGATTTTCCGGGGAGATTTCTGGTTGTAACGAGCTTTTGTATGAGTGGCATCGACAATGATGACTTTGCTTTTAATAATGCCCTTTTCCAATGCAATTTCAACGGTTTTGCCCACTAGCATGTCAAGTAAATTCAAGTCTTTCAAGTCTTCATAAACAACAGAGAAGCCAACCAGTTCGTTGATTTGTTGTAACATATTGTCTTTCGGTACTACCAAGTTATAAAGTTCCAAATAAGGACTTAAAGTCATAGATTGTGTTTTTGAGTCATCTCATTCACCTACTTGGTTTAATACCTTAATTATATAGAGAGAAGGTACAATCTTCTCGCTAAAACTTGAGAAGATTGTACCTTTTTTCATACGCCTCTATTTTATTTAGGGAATCGTCTTTTTATACGTTTATTTACTTTCTCTCACAAAATTTAATTTTAAGTGGTCTCTTTTTAATAGCGGGGTGCCTAGACAAGCTGAATAGATAAAATTTAATCTTCTTTCATAGCTACGATTTGCATCTGGCCTAAATACTCCGAGCCACCAGATATTTTAAGAATTTTGAAATTATGCATTCTCATAAGTATTCTCAAGGAAATATGATCATATAGAATAACATGTAATGGTGGGTCTAGATGTCGCCAACCGCTTCCAGAATGATAGCTGGCTGTCGAACTGACATTAGGTGTATTTACAATAAATAATCCTCCGGCTTTTAGCACCCGTCTTATATTCTCCATGAAATGATGCGGATTAGGGATATGCTCCAATACATCAAAAGCTGTTACAACATCAAACGATTCATTATCAAATAAATGCTCATCCAATGAACCCGTTGTAATATTTAGTCCATGTTTTTGTCTACCTAATTGAGCTGCTTTTTCTGATATCTCCACTCCTTTTACATCCCAGTAGCGAAGTTGAGCCTCTAGTACAAAATTACCTGTTGAGCATCCCAAATCAAGTAGCTTACCTCTAGGATACTTAGTCTGATCTACATATGTCTCAACCAAATCCATTCTAGCTTCTAATACAGCTAATAGGCCTGGAGTAATTTGTTCCAAATCTGTAGACCAACCCATTTTTGTCCGATGCTCGTTAGAATAATAGACATTGTTATAAAACCAGTCTAAATAGCCCTCTGTCGGTTGAGGATTCATAAACACTGTACAGCATTCAGCACAGCGGTGTAGATTGGTTTCAAAACCATCATGTCCTTCAATAGAATACAACGGTGAGAAACTAGTTCCACTACAAACAGGACATTGTTTCGATACTTCCTTACTTTTATCTGCTTTGTAGGAGTTTAGTTCTTTTTCTCTCGCATAATTTAATTTTGAAGCAGTTACGATCTCGATCACTTCCATAGCCCGTTCCTTATAGGTATGTTTCGTAATAACATGCTCATATAATTCTTCCACAAGCTCTATTCTTTCTTTAGGATGAGTTAAGAAATAATCCCCCTTAGTGACAAGCTCTTCAAGACTCCCAAAAGAGATTTCGTTCCATACATCAGGGAATAACAGCTTCATGTCATCTTTATAGTCACTGAGAACAAAGGATTTAGAAGCAAAAACGTCGAAAACTCTGTTATTGACTGAAGTCTCAAGCTGGAGAGAAGAAATATTAAGATTTATCGCATAGCTTTGATATAACGAACTAAGTTCACTATTAGCTACTGACGGATGATGAATAAGATGGGTACTCGATAATTCCTTTGATCCATATACATGAATATCAATCCCACTAATACTATTCAAAACATGCTGACGTAAAATAGCACTTCCACGGATATGAATCGGCGCATAAATATTTCTCCAAAATGCATATGGATGTTTTTCATAGAGATATCGAATAGGTTCAAAATCCTTTAATAAAAATGCTTCCCTACATAAATCATAAGTGGGGATATTTATATTCTTCACTTTTTCATTAATGATGAAATTAATGAACTTTTGTTCAAGATGTTCTTCTACAACGTTATTATCAACTTTGGCTATGTTACCAACGAACGCCATTTCGCCTTCTTTAGCTCTAATTTCGGGATTCGGATAAAACTTCAGAGGATTTGTAGCAAGCATTATTGGATGTACATTCTTAATATTTCGTTCAATAAGCAACTGCAAACAATATTTATCCCACACAAAATGATAATAATACGAAGCATGCTCTTGAAATTCTGCTTCCAATCCTTCATCTATTGAAAAAAGAGGATTGTCATAATGTAAAGAAACGAGTGGAATGCCCATTTGGCGCAACAGGAATTGTTTTCCATCTTGAAAGATTCCAACACCCCCATAAGCAACAGCCATATCTGGATTAAAATCCCTTATATTTTGAATTTCTGAAAGCCCGAATCCCTCTTCTAATCTAACATACAGTATTTCATGTCCCAATTGTTCAAATGCAACAGCATAATCGTCGGTGATATAAGGAGCAATAACACCGTTTCTCCTGAATAGTACAATTTTCATGTTCTTCTCTCCCATTCGTGTTGCTCTAAATATTAGTTATTAAGAATACCTCTAAACCCTGCTACTAATTATTTTTGTTAACTGTTCAATGACAAACTTTTGATCTTCGAAAGTCATATTGGTATCCGATGGTAAACAAATTCCATTCAAAAACAATTCCTTACTCACATCTTTTTCTACATCATGTTTAAAGTAATCTGCCTCCGCAAACAGAGGCTGTATATGCAGCGGTTTCCATACCGGACGTGATTCAATATTAAACTCTTCCAGACCATCAATGATATCGGTAACGGTCTTTCTAATTTTTTTTGAATCAATTAACATAGTAGTTAACCATCGAGTCGACTTTCCAAATGATGCTTCTGGCATAAACTCTATACCATCTATGGCAGATAAAGCGTCATAATAGTTTTTAAATATTCCCCTCTTTTGAGAAATCCTTTTGTCCAAAACCTGTAGTTGACCGCGCCCAATTCCTGCTAAGACGTTACTCAGACGGTAGTTATATCCGATCTGACTATGCTGATAATGCTTGGCACGGTCTCTGGCTTGTGTGGCGTAAAATCTTGCCTTCTCTAACAGAATCACATCTTCAGAAACCAGCATTCCTCCACCTGACGTTGTGATTATTTTATTTCCATTAAAGGAAAATATACCGAATTTACCTATTACCCCACTCATTTGCTTACCATATGTAGCTCCTAGTGACTCTGCGGCATCCTCTATGATAGGGACTTCATATTCATCGCATAACTTCTTCAACCGATCATAATCAGCACTTTGCCCATATAGATTAACCACAATGACAGCCTTAGGCTTCTGCCCTTTATCTGCATATGTTTTAAGCGCTCTCTCTAATGCCTCTGGGGACATATTCCAGCTGTCGGGCTCAGAATCAATAAAGACGGGAATAGCCCCTTGATATAGTATAGGGTTAGCACTAGCAACAAAGGTGAGTGACGAACAAAAAACGATATCATCTTGTTGAACATTCAGCAAAATTAAGGCTAAGTGAATAGCTGCTGTACCGGAACTCAGGGCTACCGCTCCTTTGCTACCTACGTAATTTGCCACTTCCGATTCGAAGAGGTCAACATTCTTACCCAAAGGCGCAATCCAGTTCGTCTCAAAAGCCTCGGCAATATACTGCTGCTCCGCCCCGTCCATATGCGGTGATGATAAATAAATTCTTTTGTCACTGGACATTTCACTTCATCCCTTATCCTATAAGTTTTTGATAACTCTCGCTGGACACCCTACGGCAACAACATGATCCGGCAGATTACGGATTACGCATGAAGCCGCTCCTATTATTGTGTCATTCCCTATACTCACGCCCGGAATAAGGCTCGCACTTATACCTACATGACTCCGACAACCGATAGTAACCCCTCCAGCCACATGCACCCCTGGTGAGATATGTGCAAAGTGTTCGACACAGCAATCATGGTCTATGGTAGCTGCCGTGTTAATGATGACATGCTCTCCGATATGGGTATCTGCATTAATAACTGCGTTAGGCATCACTACCGTTCCTTCACCTATGGAGACATTGGAGCCAATGACAGCACTTGAATGGATAGCAGTACCAAATTGAACCTGCATCTGTTTTAAACGCTCCACAATATTCATACGAATGGAATTGTTCCCGATTGCTACAATGTACAAAGCTTCCGGGTACTTTAATGTGACCTGGTGTAATTGCCCCATACCGCCAAGATTCAGTATGCCATTCCATTCTTCTATCGGACAGCCGTCATCCATCACACCAACGATTGTTTCTTGACAGGAACGCAAAATATCTACAACTACCTTGCCATGCCCGCCTGCTCCGAAAACGATGTAGCTCAAATGCCATCATCTCCCTAATAGGTAATCGTTTTTTGGATAAGCTCATCTGTTTTAACCGTACTTTTTAATACATCAACGATACGTGCACTTGTACCCTTCTTACTGTACACATTACTTGAATTGGCAACCGTTTGTTGAAACAAAGCGGATAGCGCATATTCCAGTGCAATGGAGAGTTCCTTTTCATTCTGAGCAATATCTATGGTGTTCGCAGAACGCTCTCTGCCTGTCTGCCGAGTTCCGATATTAATGACTGGAACATGAAAAGAAGCAGCCTCAATAATCCCCGATGAAGAATTTCCAATTAATATTTTTGCATTCTTCAACATCGTCAGATAATCAAGCTGCTCAAAACTGGCTACAAAGTATATCCCCTCTCTTGTAGCAAAGCGATTATACACGTCCACGATCGCATCGGCTCCAGCATCCGAATTAGGCATCACACAAATAACCTCATTCTCTCCAGTCAAAAGAACTTCTAGCATCTTACCAAGCATGCTCATATCGGCCTCTTCCGTTGTGACAGGATGGTAAGCAAATAACACATAATCGTTATCTAAATCCAGATCGTATTTACGTTTTGTCTCCTCTAGCTCAGGCAAGGATGTCTTCATCATCGTTTCAATTCTCGGGGCACCGACTACATGAATTCTCCGCGGTTCTTCACCAAGCCTGATTAGGCGCTCTCTACTTCCATTTGTAGCCACGAAGTGAATGTGAGCCAACTTACTGATCGCATGCCGAACAGACTCATCAATCGTGCCGGACACTTCGCCACCATGTAAGTGAACAAGCGGAATGTTCATGTGAGAAGACACAATCGCGGCTGCAAGCATTTCTCCCCGATCTCCCAGAACAACGACGAAGTCTGGCTCCAAAGCCTCGATGGATTGCGTCATGCCCATGATTGCTATTCCGATAGAGCGAGACATGTTGGCATGAGTTGACCCTTGCAGCAGACAGTCTACCTTAGCGGATACACGAAATCCGTCCTTTTGAATAGCGTCCAATGTATATCCGTACTGTGGAGATAAATGCATTCCTGTCACCAACAGATGGAGCTCCAGAGCATTTTCATCCTCAATAGCCCGCAAAACCGGGTAATATATCCCATAATCAGCCCGTGTTCCGGTAATCACCAATACTTTCTTCATTGCACATCATCCCATGACAACAAATAGTCTTCATGTACATCCTTTAAAAGCTGCTTGCCAACTAAATCAGCATAATATTTAGGCGCTATTCCCGTTCCAGGGCGTTTGATGACTAGGTCTTCTTGAGTTATCGTCTGGCCTGCCTTTTTAGGTGCTGCCATCACAACACTTTTTCTTGCAACAGCTCTGGTGCTTTCCTCAGAGGGCATACACCTTTTAACCCCATCCCCCAGAGCCTGCTCTACATTACGAATCGCAACAACCATTCTGGAGAAATCAACAGGCTCCAGTGAAGCCTTATGGTCAGGACCTGGAAGTGATCGATCCAACGTAAAATGCTTTTCAATAATTCTCGCTCCCAATGCTGAAGCCGCTACAGCAATCTCAATCCCAGCAGTATGATCCGAATATCCTGTGACCTTCCCAAAAGCTTTAGAAATGGTATTCAGAGCCAACAAGTTAACATCTTCCAAAGGTGCCGGATAGTCGGAAGTACAGTGTAGCAATAATACGTCACTTTTTTTGAATGCTTGTAACGATTCTCCAATTTCATCCAGATTAGACATTCCGGTAGATAAAATAATTGGACGCTCATAGCGATCGAGCTTCTGAAGAAAGGGAATATTGTTCATATCTCCCGATCCAACCTTGAATGCATCGATATCAATTGAATTCAGAAAATCGGCACTTTCTTCATCAAAGGGTGTAGAAAGAAAGTCTATTCCTTTAACCTCACAATACTTTTTCAACAGAACAAAATCATCAAAGCTTAATTCCAGCTGTTTTAACATGTCCAGTTGGCTCTCGGTGGAGTTCGTATTTTCTGTCTGGTAATTAGCCTTTTGGGCGTACTTGGTTACCAGTTTTTCGCTTTTAAAGGTCTGGAACTTCACCGCATCGGCACCGCACAAAATCGCCTGATCAATACACTCAAATGCGAGATCCAATGATCCGTTATGATTTACGCCCACCTCTGCAATAATGTAGATGGAGTGGCTGTCGTTATTCGATAAAAAACTTTGCATGTTACACTACTCCCTCCTATTGCGAGGATCACTTGTGATTGGATTCTCTCCAAAGAAACTCTGCCATTTTTAAATCAAACTCGTCATCTATGTCAACAGATCGCTCTTTGGGCATAATGTAGCCACAATTATTAGGTCCTATCAGAGTGCCACTGTTCATCAACAAATCTCTTTTTACGATATAGATGGCTCCGTTTAGAACATACAATTCCTTGAGATCCTGTCTCCTCAAATGCTCCCTTTCACCTTTCAGGTAGGACGTAAGCCGTCCGTTATCCATTTCTCTTAGCAGGTAGGGTTGAACTTCTGATAAAGCGACACTTTGTAGTGAATCAGCCTGATTACTTGAAAATATTGTATACGCCTCTTCAATATCCATAGCATTTCGCAATGGAGATGTGGGCTGCAGCAGCATAATAACATCAAAAAATTGATCCAGTGTCTGTTCATAAAATTCAACAGCATGCTTTAATACATCAATGCTTTTGGCCTCATCGGTAGCCAGCTCAGCGGGCCTTATAAATGGAACTGCTGCGCCAGCTTGGCCTGACACACGAGCAATTTCTGCACTATCCGTTGTAACTACAACTTCGTCCACACAGCTACTGTTCAACGCTGCCTCAATACTATATTGAATGAGCGGTTTATCATGTAACAATCTAATGTTTTTACCAGGTAAACCTTTTGATCCACCGCGCGCAGGAATAATCGCCAGGCATTTATGATTGCCCATCATACAGCACCAATTGTAAAACCCAATCCATTTTTTTCAATCAGTTCCCGAATGGCTGTCTGGAAGATCTGCGGTGCAGTCTTCGAAGAATACTCTTGAGGAATCGCCTTTTGAAAACCTTCATATTCCTGCTCTGCTGTATGAAATGACGAAGGGATAATATACATTTGTCCATTCTCCAGTGCTCTTTCAGATTCCTCAAGCGACATTAGTTCTTCATACAGCTTTTCTCCCGGCCGTATTCCAGACTCGATGACTTCACCCGAATAGATATTGCCAGTTGCCTGTTCAAACGAATCAATCAAACATTGGGCCAAGTCTGTGATTTTAAGAATCGGCATTTTAAGTACAAATACTTCTCCGCCTTGTGAGTGATGCGCTGCATCTATTACCAGTTGAGCTGCTTGAGGAATAGACATCATAAATCGGGTCATCTCTGCATGTGTGACAGTCACCGGGATTCCCTTAGCAATCTGATCCCGGAATAACGGAATAACAGACCCCCTTGAGCCCATAACATTCCCAAAGCGGACACATGAGAAGACGGTACGTTTGCTACCTTTGTACAAGTTGGGCCGCTGAAATCAAACGTTCTGATAGTAACTTTGTAGCACCCATTGTATTTGTTGGATTTACCACTTTATCTGTGCTGATGGCTACCACTTTTTCTACATTATGCTCAATAGCTGCCTCTATTAAATTTTGTACACCTATGACATTCGTTTTCACTGCCTCCATGGGGTTGTACTCGCATGCAGGCACATGTTTAAGAGCAGCGGCATGAAAAATGTAATCTACATCCTCCATGGCATAGCTGAGCCTCTGCTTGTCCCTGATATCACCGATCAGATAACGGACATTCGTATATTCTTTTAATTCCTGCTGCAGATCAAACTGCTTACTCTCATCCCGGCTAAAAATTCGCAGAGCTTTAGGATTATAGGATAAAATATTACGTACAATTTCGCTTCCAATCGAGCCTGTGCCGCCCGTAACCAGTACAATCTTGTTGGTAAACATAATGACCTCCGGAGTGTAAAACGATTAATTTATATATCTTTATGGACCAATGGATCGCTATCTGTTTTTTTATCTAAACGGCGAATCGATTCTGAAAACATTTCTTCAAGTATTGGGATTTGTGCTGTGATATCCTCTAGCAGCTTACCCAGATGCTCATAGATTAGATCAGACTTACGAGTCAACTGATGTTCTGTCACAATCACAGGGAGCACCTGATCAAAACGCGCAATTTCGATAGGCATAATGGACTCAAATATAGGTGAGAACCAATCCCTGTTGGCAATCAATCCCCACATCTGCTCTATAGACTCCACCATACTTTGGGCCTTTGCTGGTTTAGTCCGGCTAAATTCGCGTATTTTTTTCATCAGCTTATGAATTGCTGCAATCTCAGAACGTACATTGGAAAGATCTCCGAGTGTCGCTATCAGCTTATCTCTGACATCCTGCACCTTATTCATATCAGCAGCAATATTTATTTTGTTTATCAAATCGGCAATTGCATCATGATCAACAGATTCTGATGCTAACAATTTATACATCTCTTCCATCGGTTCGTATGGGGCTCCCTCAATCACTGCACCATTTCGAGTTGAATTGATAAATTCAATCCTTGGAAGTGCCTTAATCAGATTTTCGAGTCCATCCTTCATCTGGGAGAAACTTTCGTCTGTAGTATTGTATGTCCCCTTTACATTTAGCACTTTTTTAGGTGCTTCCTGCACTTTCTTATCTGTAGTTTCGGCTGCAAAATGTTCAATTCCATCTGCGTAGAATTTGTTATCAGGGAACGACAAATCCTGACCTGCAAGTATGATCCGTTTAGCCCCTAGACATGCTGCTACTTGAATAACTGTTCCTGCGACCGTCTCTGTAGGGGATATAAAGAGTTCCTCTTTACTGAGTCCAAAGAAATACTGAGATATAGCATCACTTTTCATAATACTATGGATTTTCTCTGCACAGTTCTGGTCAGAGATTTCATAATAAGAAGAGGAAGTAAACAATAAAGGCTGCTCTCTCGTTTCAGAGGAAGCAAAGATTTTCTTATTGACTGAATGGCCATCCATTATTACAGCAAGGTGAGGCTGTATTCCATGCTTTATTAATGCCTGAATGCTGGAGCCTGCTGAAATAATCAGTGCGTGAGGACGTAATTTTTTCAGCCATTCGATATCTTCCTGTAAAGATGGGCCTGATGATACAACAATCACCGTCACACCCTCAAAAGCGTGAAAAAGCCGCTCAATGGAAGGAGTGT carries:
- a CDS encoding 6-hydroxymethylpterin diphosphokinase MptE-like protein, which gives rise to MSQLQINHTILEQRFPHVATQINSLPNDDLSIPLFTEPFERDIAWLNAVQGAIGNGKILFVYGFERGLSIVDLLELYPNHWLFVYEPDERLFRKAVTEYDLSLLLGHPNLYWLSVGDSQLNMMFHMLNSYMMEDLVFIALRKYLSDDMSMLREVKGKFQEYRQSFMIDKHTEHRFREEWTRNFLYHLSDVLYTPSIERLFHAFEGVTVIVVSSGPSLQEDIEWLKKLRPHALIISAGSSIQALIKHGIQPHLAVIMDGHSVNKKIFASSETREQPLLFTSSSYYEISDQNCAEKIHSIMKSDAISQYFFGLSKEELFISPTETVAGTVIQVAACLGAKRIILAGQDLSFPDNKFYADGIEHFAAETTDKKVQEAPKKVLNVKGTYNTTDESFSQMKDGLENLIKALPRIEFINSTRNGAVIEGAPYEPMEEMYKLLASESVDHDAIADLINKINIAADMNKVQDVRDKLIATLGDLSNVRSEIAAIHKLMKKIREFSRTKPAKAQSMVESIEQMWGLIANRDWFSPIFESIMPIEIARFDQVLPVIVTEHQLTRKSDLIYEHLGKLLEDITAQIPILEEMFSESIRRLDKKTDSDPLVHKDI